A portion of the Plasmodium gaboni strain SY75 chromosome 5, whole genome shotgun sequence genome contains these proteins:
- a CDS encoding putative DnaJ protein yields the protein MTNDPYLILKVEKNCDIETVKKQFKKLAVIYHPDKLKQNLIKEKSDEKDTIDFVTLIWAYEEILKNIQNQNNNTCISQTYENALSIHRKDLEYIKEENTFIYFCRCGDFFIFNENLCYEYYVIYVCQSCSSSIYLIP from the coding sequence ATGACCAACGATCCATATTTAATTTTGAAGgttgaaaaaaattgtGATATAGAGACCGTAAAGAAACAGTTTAAGAAACTAGCTGTTATATATCATCCAgataaattaaaacaaaatttaataaaagaaaaatcAGATGAGAAAGATACTATAGATTTTGTTACCTTAATATGGGCATATGAagaaattttaaaaaatatacaaaatcAAAATAACAATACATGTATATCTCAAACATATGAAAATGCTTTAAGTATTCATAGAAAAGAtttagaatatataaaagaagaaaatacaTTTATCTATTTTTGTCGATGTGGagatttttttatttttaatgaGAATTTATGTTATGaatattatgttatatatgTCTGTCAAAGTTGTTCATcatcaatatatttaatcccataa
- a CDS encoding putative 50S ribosomal protein L28, apicoplast, with translation MQSKNKIYKLIKYVYILYITIYSNFIFPKVILTQINKNGMNNILKYPNYFYVISLFKKNVMFKNNNILNKSVTKFALNTKKRHKEALAIRKYRMTGPSSIKKHYGFGAHKRINKVTMLPHKEIKLPIRRCAILGKMDNWNARKISKSGVRTHRIQRLNLINKRIFFEEENRFIKMKVSAKGLKTVKKYGLAYCIKKFNLDFSKKKYDAGYSSRRRKKKTQELNQNNNEDTNIPNENTQENVEEVDKIMDKLNLDDKKIHKDL, from the exons atGCAAAgcaaaaataaaatatataaattaataaaatatgtatatatattatatataacaatttACTCTAACTTTATATTTCCAAAAGTCATATTAACTCAg attaataaaaatggaatgaataatatattaaaatatcctaattatttttatg TGatatctttatttaaaaaaaatgtaatgtttaagaataataatattcttaaCAAGTCAGTTACTAAATTTGCACTgaatacaaaaaaaaggCACAAAGAAGCTCTAGCG ATAAGAAAATATAGGATGACAGGACCCTCATCCATTAAAAAGCATTATGGATTTGGAGCACATAAAAGAATTAACAAAGTGACTATGTTACCAcataaagaaataaaattacCCATAAGAAG GTGTGCTATACTTGGAAAGATGGATAATTGGAATGCTCGTAAAATTTCAAAGTCAGGTGTAAGAACTCACCGAATTCAAAGACTCAATTTAATAAAcaaaagaatattttttgagGAAGAAAATcgttttataaaaatgaaagtAAGTGCCAAAGGATTAAAAACTGTCAAGAAATACGGATTAGCATATTGTATTAAGAAATTCAATTTAGATTttagtaaaaaaaaatacgATGCAGGATATTCATCAAGAAGgagaaagaaaaaaacacaagaattaaatcaaaataataatgaagataCAAATATTCCTAATGAAAATACTCAAGAAAATGTTGAAGAAGTTGATAAAATTATGGACAAACTGAATTTggatgataaaaaaatacataaagatttataa
- a CDS encoding putative mitochondrial inner membrane TIM10 associated protein, which translates to MDNQRNMEDAQNALGMMIYQILNNQVRKTCFDKCFGQKFSEQMGKNEQICLAKCMDRMYETHTIVTKASTEISQNLNMDTNF; encoded by the exons ATGGATAATCAACGAAACATGGAAGATGCTCAAAATGCTTTAGGGATGATGATATATCAGATTTTAAAcaat CAAGTAAGAAAGACATGTTTTGATAAATGTTTTGGTCAGAAATTTTCTGAACAGATGGGAAAAAACGAGCAAATTTGTTTAGCAAAATGCATGGACAGAAT GTACGAAACACATACTATTGTAACCAAAGCGTCTACCGAAATTTCACAAAATTTAAACATGGATACAAATTTTTAA